ACCTCAACCACAACTAACCCAAATGCTACCACTAAAAAAAGAATGAAAAGGTTGAGGATGATCTGGCCGACTTTCATCCTGACGGACGCCAGTTCATACATCTTGATTCCCATTTATAAATATGGAAAGGACGCTATATAACCATTTGGAAATTTTTCAATACTTACACAAATACTTGCACCTGAAAAAGGGGGTTAAATAAGAGGTTTTCAGGTCTCAACCTGTTTAGCAATTATTTTTCTCTGATTTCAACTGCTGATAGGTTCTTTTTTAGATAGGTTCTTTTTTGATAGGTTCTTTTTTCTTATCACCTGATTCTCTTCCATCACCGTCACTGCTCTTCCAGTAATCGTTTCTGGTCAGCAAGCGTTCCTACCTGGTCTTTTTCTTCAATCACTTTGACAAAATGCCTGTCTGATAGATCTTCATTTCCTGACCAGAAAATTGCCTTATGGTATTTCCATGCATCAGGGTCAAGCTCAAGGATTCCTACATGAATTATAAGTTCAAGGACAAACCAGTAAGCTGCCAGAAGATGCAGATAACGGATTAATGCCAGACCGTCCATATTAATCATAGACGCGAAGAACCAGGATATTGAAAGTATCCATTCTGGGACTGGAATCCCAAACGGAGACCAGGTAAGGCTATAAAGAACTATTCCCGTAAGTGCTACCAGGACAATTGCCGTGCTTTCAAAAATAAGCAAAAGCTTCATCCCGGGGTGGAGTTTGGTGACATAATGTCCTTTCCGCTCGTCATAGACTGTAAATGCCGGATACTCACCCTTCCCGAAAAAGTTCTTTATTATATCAAGGAGACGTTCTGCGTCATCTTTTCCGAATAAATAAGATTCTTTGAAATGATATAGGCGGTCTCCAATACTGCAGTGCTCTTCTTTGCAGGAAAATATATTGTAAGGGACAAGAAGCCAGTTTGCGACAAGGAAAAAAGGCACTGCAATCATA
This window of the Methanosarcina mazei S-6 genome carries:
- a CDS encoding methanophenazine hydrogenase cytochrome b subunit, which produces MVRSAEKPASRRLVVERYTWLERVTHLVHLISMFVLLITGFKIYTGWGFMSFESARALHMIAVPFFLVANWLLVPYNIFSCKEEHCSIGDRLYHFKESYLFGKDDAERLLDIIKNFFGKGEYPAFTVYDERKGHYVTKLHPGMKLLLIFESTAIVLVALTGIVLYSLTWSPFGIPVPEWILSISWFFASMINMDGLALIRYLHLLAAYWFVLELIIHVGILELDPDAWKYHKAIFWSGNEDLSDRHFVKVIEEKDQVGTLADQKRLLEEQ